Below is a window of Geomonas oryzisoli DNA.
GGCCGCCATCCCCGGTGCTTCCCCACCATCCGACTCCGGCGATGGTGGTCATCATGCCGCCCGCCACTTTCCGGACCCGGTAGTTGCTGCGATCCGCGACGATCAGCGCTCCGGAGGGATCGACGACGATGTCCACAGGCGTGTTCAAAGCGGAGGCGAGCGCGGGGCCGTCGCCGCTGAAGGAGGCCATGCCGGTCCCGGCGACGGTTGTAATGATGCCGGAAGGGTCCACCTTGCGGATCAGGTTGTTGTTGGTATCGGCTATGAACAGGTTGCCGTTGCCGTCCAGCGCGACCCCCATGGGATAGTTGAGCCGCGCTTGCGTGGCGGGACCGTCGTCACCCGAGTTGCCGGGGGTCCCTGTTCCTGCCACCGTGGTGATCACACCCGATGGTGCGACCTTCCGCACCCGGTGATGGTCCTGGTCCGCGATATAGACGTTTCCGGCATTATCGGCGACAATCTTGTTCGCCCCGACCACCGCCGACACGGCCAGGCCGCCGTCACCGACCCCGCCACCAGCTATGGTGATGATGTCGCCTTGAGCGGCCAGGACCGTCCCGGTCAGCAGGTTCAACAGTAGTGCGCACACGGCCAGCAACTGGATCACAGGGGCACGGTACGGTTTTCGCGTCAGGCACTGCTTCATGTAGGAAATCCTCCTCTTGGTGAGAAAGTTGGTTTTTCAGAAACGACAAAAGCCCATCCACGGGATAGGCTCGCTTTGTCTACCCGACTTCGGCAGCCCCTCATTCCAGTAAAGGCTTCCTCCCGTTACTGCACGCCTTTCCCTGGACAGGTAGCTTTGCGCCACCGGGTTACCCCGGTTTTGCCTTTTCGATCAGAATGTTAATTATTATTGTCGAACTTATATCTCGTAATAACCAGTGATCATTGTCATGACGTCACAAATTCGTCACGAATCATGACAACAGATAATTAAAATTCTCACGTATACGCCTTTGGGCAGCAAAGCCTACCTGCTTTGCCACCCATTGTCAAACCTAATTCAAATTCTTGGATATATAGGGCGTCAGGAAAAACGAAAGCCCGCCAAAGGTGGCGGGCCCGGAAGAAAACAGCCCGGAGCGGCTGGAGGGTCATTACGGAGATACAGTGCCTGGCGCGACAGCCCGTGGGTGGGCTACCGTGCCAGGTCGGCGGTTTAGAATGCCTCGAACTGCTGGTCGAGATCGCTGAGACTGATGTCGACACCGCCGGGCTGGCCGGCGTGGGTCAACTTGTTCCCCTTGCCCCCCTTGGTTTTCACCGGGGTTTCCTTCCTGGCGGCCTTCACCTCATGCACCGGCTCCTGCCAGCGCGGTTTCTGCACGCTCCGGTCCTGGCCGATGTTGAAGTAGCCGATGGTGACCTGGAGCTGTTCGGACTGCGAGGAAAGCTCTTCGGCTGTGGCGGACATCTGCTCGCTGGCCGAGGCGTTTTGCTGGATCACCTGGTCCAGCTGCTGGATCGCCTTGTTGATCTGTGCGGCACCGCTGTCCTGCTCCTTACAGGCGGCGGAGATCTCCTGCACCAGTTCCGCCGTGCGCTGGATGTCCGGTAGCATCCGGTCCAGCATCTGCCCGGCGGTCTCCGCCACCTCCACGCTGGTGGAAGAGAGTTCCGATATCTCGGCAGCTGCGCGCTGTGAGCGCTCGGCCAGCTTCCTCACCTCGCTCGCTACCACCGCGAAGCCTTTGCCGTGCTCCCCGGCGCGGGCAGCCTCGATGGCCGCATTGAGCGCGAGGAGGTTCGTCTGGCGGGCGATCTCCTCGATGATGGAGATCTTACCGGCGATATCCTTCATCGCCTGCACCGTCTGCGCCACCGCCTTGCCGCCTTCCTGGGCGTCCTGCGCCGACTTGACTGCGATCTTCTCGGTCTGCAGCGCGTTGTCCGCGTTCTGCCTGATGTTGGACGACATCTCCTCCATGGAGCTGGAAGCCTGCTCGGCTGCGGCGGCCTGTTCGCTCGCCCCCTGCGAGAGCTGCTGCGAGCCCGACGACATCTGCTGGCTGCCGCCCGCCACGTTGTTCGCTGCCTCCTTGACGTCGGTCACCACGGCGGAGAGCTTGGCCACCATGCTGGAGAGGGAACGCATCAGCTCGTCGTTGCCGGAACGTTCGGTGAGCTGGACGGTCAGGTTGCCGCCGGCGACCTCCTTGGCGGCAGCGGTGATGTTGGCGATCGCTTCGATCAGCTGGTTCAGGTTGTTCTTGATCTGGTTGAAGTCACCGCGGTACTCCTCCCTGATGGGAGCGGGCATGTCTCCCTTGGCGATCCGCTCGACGTACTCGGCCGCGACCTTGAGGGGACCGATGACCGCGTCGAGGGTCTGGTTGACCCCAACCACGATGCGCCGGAAGTCCCCCTGGTGCTTGTCCGCAGCGGCGCGGGTGTCCAGTCGTCCTTCCACCGCCGCCTGCGACAGTGCGTTGGCGTCCTCGACCAGTGCCCTGATCCGCTCGGTCATCCCCTTGAGCGCGGTCAGGAGCTGCCCCGACTCGTCCGCCGACTCCGTTTCCAGGTTTGCGGTCAGGTCACCCGCCGCGATCTTGTTGGCCGCCTCGACCGCCTTGCCCAAAGGCTTGGTGATGGCGTTGGCGAGCAGCTTGGCGAACAGGAAGGCGAGGAAGGCACAGGCGATGCCGCCGGCTACCAGGATCAGCTTGGTCCGCGACTCCAGGGTGTCTGCAGTCTTCATCCGCTCCGCAAGCAGCGACAGTTCCTCCTTCTGCATGTCGGCAAGCACCACGCGCATGGCGTCCATGAACTGCTTTCCCTTCGCCTGCTGCACCGTTCTCACCACCCCTTCCATGGCCGCGGCACTCCCTGAGGCCTGCCGTCTCTGGGCGATCAGCGGGTCCACGTCCACCTTCAACCAGTCTTCCTTGGACTGGAGCAGCTTGTTCAGACGCTCCTGCTGCTTGGGGTTGTCGGAGGTCAGCCGCTTCGCCTCCTCCCATGCCTTGGTGAAGTCCGCCTTCCCGGTGTTGAGCGGTTCGAGGAACCTGTCCTCGCCGGTAAGGGCGAAGCCGCGCTCCCCCGTCTCGATGTTGACCAGGGCGGCCAGTATATTGCCCACCTCACCCGTCACCTGGTAGGTGTGCACGTTCATCCTGTTGGCCGCACTGAGTGAGCTGAGATTGATGTAGGCCACGGCAACCAACGCCGTAACCAGAACGATGATGACGGCAAACACCGAGTACAGCTTCTTTCCGATCTTCAAGTCCCTGAAAAAATCCATTACTCCTCCCATTCCTGTTACCGTTCGCTTGTTTGACAACCGATGTCTCCGGATATCGGTGCAGGCGGTGGGAGATTTAGCAGTTACTTATTCGAAAGCTCCCGGAGGGAGCGCATCATGCCGTGCTTGCACGCGATTTCGTATACTTAGATTCATATTATTTTTTACTGAGACGGTGGGGTATCGCCGGCCCCGGCGGAACGATCGGCCGGAACCGCAGAAAGTTCAGGATGGGGCGTGAACAGCTGCAGGATGTGAGGGGTGAACAGCGGTTGGTTCGCGGCAGGCGCCCCTTGCGGCAAAAGCCGCCGGGGCGCCCGAGGAGGTAGGCTACAGTTTGAAATGACCGACCAGGCGCTGCAACTTCTCGGCGCTGCCGTTGAGCTCGTGGGCGGCGACGGCGGACTCGTGGGCACCGGAGGCGGTCTGGCGCACGGTTTCGGTGATCTGCTGCATGCTGCGGGAAATCTCCCCGGTGGTGGCGGTCTGCTCCTCGGCTGCCGTCGCCACCTGGTTCACCTGCATGGCCACGCCCTGCACCTGTTCCAGGATCTCCCGCAGCGCCTCTCCGGAACGTGCGGCCTCCGCCGTCCCGGTGGTCACCTGCCCCACCCCCTGTTCCATGACCGCCACGGCGGCCCTGGTCTCCTTCTGGATCGCCTTGATCATCTCGTCGATTTCATGGGTGGCGCGGGTGGTCCGCTCCGCCAGGGCCCGCACCTCGTCGGCGACCACCGCGAACCCCCTTCCCTGTTCACCCGCACGCGCCGCCTCGATGGCGGCATTCAGGGCAAGGAGGTTGGTCTGGTCGGCGATGTCCTCGATGGTAACGATGATCGCCCCGATCTGGTCCGAGCGTTCCCCGAGCTTTTCCACCGTCCTCGATGACTCCTGCACTTTCGCGGCGATCTGTCCCATCACCGAAACGGTGGTCTCCACCACCTGGGCCCCATCCTGGGCCGAGCGACTGGCCACGGTGGCACCTTCCGAGGCCCGCTGGCAACTCTGGGCGATGTCG
It encodes the following:
- a CDS encoding methyl-accepting chemotaxis protein; translation: MDFFRDLKIGKKLYSVFAVIIVLVTALVAVAYINLSSLSAANRMNVHTYQVTGEVGNILAALVNIETGERGFALTGEDRFLEPLNTGKADFTKAWEEAKRLTSDNPKQQERLNKLLQSKEDWLKVDVDPLIAQRRQASGSAAAMEGVVRTVQQAKGKQFMDAMRVVLADMQKEELSLLAERMKTADTLESRTKLILVAGGIACAFLAFLFAKLLANAITKPLGKAVEAANKIAAGDLTANLETESADESGQLLTALKGMTERIRALVEDANALSQAAVEGRLDTRAAADKHQGDFRRIVVGVNQTLDAVIGPLKVAAEYVERIAKGDMPAPIREEYRGDFNQIKNNLNQLIEAIANITAAAKEVAGGNLTVQLTERSGNDELMRSLSSMVAKLSAVVTDVKEAANNVAGGSQQMSSGSQQLSQGASEQAAAAEQASSSMEEMSSNIRQNADNALQTEKIAVKSAQDAQEGGKAVAQTVQAMKDIAGKISIIEEIARQTNLLALNAAIEAARAGEHGKGFAVVASEVRKLAERSQRAAAEISELSSTSVEVAETAGQMLDRMLPDIQRTAELVQEISAACKEQDSGAAQINKAIQQLDQVIQQNASASEQMSATAEELSSQSEQLQVTIGYFNIGQDRSVQKPRWQEPVHEVKAARKETPVKTKGGKGNKLTHAGQPGGVDISLSDLDQQFEAF